One Patescibacteria group bacterium DNA segment encodes these proteins:
- the recO gene encoding DNA repair protein RecO, producing MAVIKTKGIIIRRINLGEADRILTILTADRGKIRVVARGVRRANAKLSGFLELFRYNEYLLAEGRNLDIITGAATIENFRQISLNLRKIGLAYYVAEISDRLVEETQEADQVFDLVYTALKEINANKLPLDFVKSFFEFNILSVLGFKPELTKCIVCEKPIDLTQKTGFSVTLGGLIDRDHLFSDPSAIMVDQLVAKTLCLMTSAPLKHFHTFEQLSEVTPQIAQISANFLDYMMEKNLRSKEFLEEVLEF from the coding sequence ATGGCAGTGATCAAAACTAAGGGTATCATTATCCGACGGATTAATTTAGGAGAAGCCGACAGAATTCTGACTATTCTCACGGCCGATCGGGGTAAGATCAGGGTGGTAGCGCGGGGGGTGCGCCGGGCCAACGCTAAGCTAAGCGGATTTTTAGAATTATTTCGTTACAATGAATACCTTTTAGCTGAGGGGCGCAATTTAGATATAATTACCGGAGCGGCTACCATTGAGAACTTTCGACAGATTAGCCTCAATCTTCGCAAAATCGGCTTGGCTTATTACGTCGCTGAAATTAGCGATCGATTAGTAGAAGAAACCCAAGAAGCTGATCAGGTATTTGATCTGGTTTACACGGCATTGAAAGAAATCAATGCCAATAAATTACCTCTCGACTTTGTTAAGAGCTTTTTTGAATTCAACATACTGTCCGTTTTAGGATTTAAGCCAGAGCTGACTAAATGTATTGTTTGTGAGAAACCAATCGACCTGACGCAAAAGACGGGGTTTAGCGTTACCCTTGGCGGTCTGATTGATCGCGATCATTTATTCAGCGACCCAAGCGCTATCATGGTCGATCAGCTTGTAGCAAAAACGCTTTGCCTGATGACCAGCGCGCCCTTAAAACATTTTCATACCTTTGAGCAACTCTCAGAAGTCACTCCACAGATTGCGCAAATTAGTGCCAACTTTTTGGATTATATGATGGAGAAGAATTTGCGGTCCAAAGAATTTTTAG
- a CDS encoding ATP-dependent Clp protease ATP-binding subunit, whose amino-acid sequence MNINAQPQLTSYPSYAQVIWLRTSFYSWLGLTLIWLILAISAVGLGWESSLTVVDCIRWTVWFVLISFYWISRLKGAQPNKNQPFIFANGLNWSARQIIWQAIGLTRGRPLTNQDILRVLGKQRPVVLAMMRLNVTRAEWQLVLEQAATEAVEAVLVQAVAYAQDDGTQISWAHLLKSIMSVSPSCQAILTNKKITLTEALGVIDWTRKQWDFRQPTLHSGLLHDLFSPKRNLNKTWTAKATPILDRFSRNLSELARVGLLISAKVRGKEVEEVIQVLSKSQGNSVILVGEPGVGKTSVAGDVALRMLRGDIPSLDDYKLIELDIGAMIGAAGNNFQQLFSRAIQEASGSGNTILFIGNLDQLGKAKSGEGFDLSAILLDALRSNNLQLIGTSDPLNYKKYIENNTNLATLFTRVNIAELTPDAAVLVLEDLSRQIESRQGVLMTLAAIKQAVSLSQQYIHDNQLPDKAEDILDEAAVYVARRGLRVVTDKEVGIVMSSKTNIPIGDISQDERIKLAGLEAKIHERLIGQTAAVTAVAQALKRARLGVAASGKRPMGTFLFLGPTGVGKTELARSLAWAYFGDDTKMIRLDMGEYQTKESVHNLIGAPLVTGDIALAGGSFSEAVKKMPFAVILIDEIEKAHPDVLNIFLRVLDEGKLTDNLGNLIDFTHTIIIATSNAEARYIEEAVRQQLAYPEIQKQLTQLLTQQVFKPEFINRFDGVIVFEPLTMAQIEQIATLKIQQLSARLQAEKSIILQVAPAAITALAKKGYDPAFGARPLERVIREVIETKVANSLLNNPETKQVVIDITDILS is encoded by the coding sequence ATGAATATTAACGCGCAACCACAACTAACTAGTTATCCGAGCTATGCTCAGGTAATTTGGTTGCGCACGAGTTTTTATAGTTGGCTAGGACTAACGCTTATTTGGTTGATATTAGCGATCAGCGCGGTGGGGTTAGGTTGGGAAAGCAGCTTAACTGTGGTGGACTGTATCCGATGGACAGTCTGGTTTGTTTTGATTAGCTTTTATTGGATCAGCCGATTAAAAGGAGCGCAACCAAATAAAAACCAACCCTTCATTTTTGCTAATGGTTTAAATTGGTCAGCTAGACAAATAATTTGGCAGGCAATTGGATTGACTCGCGGCCGTCCTTTAACTAATCAAGATATCTTACGAGTTTTAGGAAAACAACGCCCAGTAGTTTTAGCTATGATGCGGTTAAATGTCACAAGAGCAGAGTGGCAGCTAGTGTTAGAGCAAGCTGCTACGGAAGCGGTAGAAGCCGTCTTAGTGCAAGCGGTGGCTTATGCTCAGGATGATGGTACGCAAATTTCCTGGGCGCATCTATTAAAAAGTATTATGAGCGTATCGCCGAGTTGCCAAGCTATACTAACTAATAAAAAAATTACTTTAACTGAAGCTTTGGGGGTAATAGATTGGACGCGCAAACAATGGGATTTTCGTCAGCCAACTTTACACTCCGGCCTATTGCATGATCTATTTTCGCCCAAACGGAATTTAAACAAAACCTGGACCGCTAAGGCCACACCCATCCTCGATCGGTTTAGTCGCAATCTCTCTGAATTGGCTCGAGTCGGGCTGCTGATTTCCGCTAAAGTGCGTGGTAAGGAGGTGGAAGAAGTGATCCAAGTATTATCTAAGAGCCAAGGTAACAGTGTAATTTTAGTAGGAGAGCCGGGAGTAGGTAAAACCTCAGTAGCGGGAGACGTAGCTCTCAGAATGCTGCGGGGAGATATCCCGAGCCTCGATGATTATAAGCTCATAGAATTAGATATCGGAGCCATGATTGGCGCGGCTGGGAATAATTTTCAACAATTATTTTCTCGCGCCATCCAAGAAGCCTCCGGGTCAGGCAATACCATCTTGTTTATTGGTAATCTTGATCAGCTTGGTAAAGCCAAATCCGGCGAAGGCTTTGATTTATCCGCTATTCTATTAGACGCCCTGCGCAGCAATAATTTGCAGTTGATCGGTACTTCGGACCCGTTAAATTATAAAAAATACATTGAAAATAATACCAATCTCGCCACTTTATTTACTCGGGTCAATATTGCAGAGTTGACTCCCGATGCCGCTGTACTAGTGTTAGAAGACTTAAGTCGGCAGATCGAATCTCGCCAAGGAGTGTTAATGACGCTCGCAGCCATCAAGCAAGCCGTTAGTTTGAGTCAACAATACATTCATGACAATCAATTACCTGATAAAGCCGAAGATATTTTAGATGAAGCGGCTGTTTATGTGGCGCGGCGAGGACTACGAGTAGTAACAGACAAAGAAGTTGGCATAGTGATGAGTTCTAAAACCAATATTCCGATCGGAGATATTAGCCAAGATGAAAGAATTAAACTAGCTGGCCTGGAAGCTAAAATCCACGAACGATTGATTGGCCAGACCGCAGCGGTTACGGCTGTAGCGCAGGCGCTCAAGCGGGCGCGTTTGGGGGTAGCTGCTAGCGGCAAACGTCCGATGGGCACCTTTTTGTTCCTGGGACCTACCGGTGTAGGCAAAACTGAATTAGCTCGCAGTTTGGCTTGGGCTTATTTCGGCGATGATACTAAGATGATTCGTTTGGATATGGGCGAATACCAAACCAAAGAGTCTGTCCATAATCTAATCGGGGCTCCCTTAGTAACCGGAGATATTGCTTTAGCCGGAGGCAGCTTTTCGGAAGCGGTCAAAAAAATGCCTTTTGCCGTTATCTTAATTGATGAAATTGAAAAAGCTCATCCGGATGTTTTAAATATTTTCTTGCGCGTATTGGATGAAGGTAAATTAACTGATAATTTAGGCAATCTGATCGATTTTACCCATACGATTATCATTGCCACTTCCAACGCCGAAGCGAGATATATCGAAGAGGCAGTGCGGCAACAACTGGCCTATCCGGAAATCCAAAAACAATTAACCCAGCTGTTGACCCAGCAGGTTTTTAAACCGGAATTCATTAACCGATTTGATGGAGTAATTGTTTTTGAGCCTTTAACTATGGCGCAGATCGAGCAAATCGCTACGCTAAAAATCCAACAGTTAAGCGCCAGATTACAAGCCGAAAAAAGTATTATTTTACAAGTGGCTCCAGCTGCTATCACTGCTTTAGCGAAGAAAGGTTACGATCCTGCTTTTGGAGCGCGCCCGCTGGAACGAGTTATTCGCGAGGTGATCGAAACCAAAGTAGCTAATAGTTTATTGAACAATCCTGAAACTAAGCAAGTAGTGATAGATATTACTGATATATTAAGTTAA
- the dnaJ gene encoding molecular chaperone DnaJ — translation MPSEDYYEILGVSREATPEDIKKAYRKLALKYHPDKTKGDKTAETQFKKINSAYQILSDPEKKRQYDQFGAATGNGFNGWQGADFSNVDLGDLGGFGDIFDTFFGGRQRRRQNPENIKRGNDIEANWQITFEEAVFGATKKISINRLVTCEACQGTGATDGKLVQCTACKGTGELKKTQKTILGAFTQTYICDECKGLGEKPAKVCRHCRGEGRKTKTEMVEVSFPAGINSGQTIKLTGLGESGWRGGKSGDLYITVHVLPSKDFQRDGFDVYRTEIITYPIAVLGGEVKIKSLDGWLNLTIPAGTKSGEVFRLRGKGIKELDQASYGDLLVKTEIAVPQRLTLKQKRLLEDLREEFLEK, via the coding sequence ATGCCATCAGAAGATTACTATGAAATACTGGGTGTCAGTCGAGAAGCGACTCCCGAAGACATTAAAAAAGCTTATCGTAAGTTAGCTTTAAAATACCATCCCGATAAAACTAAAGGCGACAAAACGGCAGAAACCCAATTTAAAAAAATCAACTCGGCCTATCAAATACTGTCTGATCCGGAGAAAAAAAGACAATACGATCAATTTGGTGCCGCTACCGGGAATGGTTTTAACGGTTGGCAAGGAGCGGACTTTTCTAACGTTGATTTGGGCGACTTAGGCGGTTTTGGCGACATTTTTGATACATTTTTTGGAGGTAGGCAACGGCGCCGGCAAAATCCGGAAAATATTAAACGGGGGAATGATATTGAAGCTAACTGGCAGATTACTTTTGAAGAAGCTGTTTTCGGAGCCACTAAAAAAATCAGCATTAATCGACTAGTAACCTGCGAGGCTTGTCAGGGAACAGGAGCGACTGATGGCAAACTAGTGCAATGCACAGCTTGCAAAGGAACCGGCGAGCTCAAAAAGACTCAAAAAACTATCCTGGGAGCTTTTACCCAGACTTATATCTGCGATGAATGTAAAGGATTAGGCGAGAAACCGGCTAAAGTTTGTCGGCACTGCCGGGGCGAAGGCCGTAAAACTAAAACAGAAATGGTGGAGGTTAGTTTCCCTGCCGGGATTAATAGCGGTCAAACTATTAAATTAACTGGTTTGGGCGAATCAGGTTGGCGCGGAGGAAAATCAGGTGATTTGTACATCACCGTTCACGTTCTGCCAAGCAAAGACTTTCAAAGGGATGGTTTCGATGTGTACCGGACAGAAATTATTACTTACCCGATAGCAGTGTTAGGCGGAGAAGTAAAAATTAAATCTTTAGATGGTTGGCTAAATTTAACTATTCCGGCCGGAACTAAAAGCGGAGAAGTCTTCCGTTTACGCGGTAAGGGGATTAAAGAGTTGGATCAAGCGAGCTATGGTGATTTGTTGGTCAAGACAGAGATTGCCGTACCGCAACGCCTGACATTAAAGCAGAAACGACTATTAGAAGATCTACGCGAAGAATTTCTGGAAAAATAA